One genomic region from Muriicola soli encodes:
- a CDS encoding lysylphosphatidylglycerol synthase transmembrane domain-containing protein, producing the protein MAKLRKKGITLLKIVVSAALLYFIFTKIPFKEVWTELQTVRPLYLIGALVLFVISKVVAAFRLNLYFHKINIPLSTKTNFRLYLLGMFYNLFLPGGIGGDAYKGYYLKQHFEVKTKRVVAVLLLDRLSGLLLLFVLACALGMTLDAEEISSFQWLFALCIPLSILVFRVLYARFFAYVLGIFWKTNLLSALVQLAQLGTVLFILGALDINVATSEYLFIFLISSIVSVIPLTVGGIGSRELVFLYGALWLGLEEDRSIGISMIFFMITALVSLAGFWYHFKKPVPETR; encoded by the coding sequence GTGGCAAAGCTGCGTAAAAAAGGTATAACCCTTTTAAAAATTGTAGTTAGTGCTGCCCTGCTCTATTTTATATTTACCAAAATCCCGTTCAAGGAGGTCTGGACTGAGCTGCAAACGGTTAGACCACTATACCTCATCGGGGCCCTGGTACTCTTTGTAATCTCCAAGGTAGTGGCAGCTTTCCGACTCAACCTCTACTTTCATAAGATCAATATCCCTTTAAGCACAAAGACCAATTTCAGGCTTTATCTGCTGGGGATGTTTTACAATTTATTCTTGCCCGGGGGTATAGGTGGGGATGCCTATAAGGGGTACTATTTAAAACAGCATTTTGAGGTAAAGACCAAGAGGGTGGTTGCCGTACTTTTACTCGATCGCCTCAGCGGACTCTTATTGCTTTTTGTCTTAGCCTGTGCCCTGGGGATGACCCTTGACGCTGAAGAAATATCGAGTTTCCAGTGGTTGTTTGCGCTTTGCATCCCCCTGAGTATTTTGGTTTTTAGGGTCCTTTACGCCAGGTTTTTCGCTTATGTTTTGGGGATTTTCTGGAAGACAAATCTGTTATCAGCTCTGGTGCAACTTGCGCAACTGGGAACGGTCCTTTTTATACTTGGAGCCCTTGATATTAATGTAGCTACCTCCGAATACCTTTTTATCTTCCTGATCTCCTCAATAGTTTCGGTGATTCCCCTCACCGTCGGAGGCATAGGGAGCCGGGAATTGGTGTTTCTCTACGGCGCATTATGGTTGGGGCTTGAAGAAGATCGTTCTATTGGTATCAGCATGATTTTTTTCATGATCACAGCATTGGTATCCCTTGCCGGATTCTGGTATCACTTTAAAAAACCTGTTCCGGAAACCCGATAG
- a CDS encoding glycosyltransferase family 2 protein yields the protein MTPSTNALLSIVVPLYNEEENVELLTARIHESLEGYQYQIIYVDDFSKDNTRKVVKDMQDQKVHLVALKKNYGQSLALAAGLDYAEGEYIITMDGDLQNDPSDIPQMLEFALSGEFDVVTGIRQKRKDSLVKKIPSKIANFLVRRVTKLDIKDNGCALKVFTRDIAKDLNLYGEMHRFITLLAFLEGAQIKQVPVKHHARHAGVSKYGLERVFKVVADMMLLLFIRKYFQRPIHLFGILGVLLILLGIMINFYLLIVKLGLGEDIGNRPLLIFGMMFILGGIQLFTIGIVMELLIRTYYESQSKRPYRIKNITIGGKAA from the coding sequence ATGACGCCTAGCACCAACGCCCTTCTTTCTATTGTGGTCCCTTTGTACAACGAAGAGGAAAACGTGGAGTTGCTCACTGCCAGAATCCACGAAAGTCTGGAAGGATACCAGTATCAGATTATTTACGTCGACGATTTTTCAAAAGACAATACCCGCAAGGTGGTCAAGGACATGCAGGATCAGAAGGTACACCTGGTTGCCCTGAAAAAAAACTACGGTCAGAGTCTTGCTCTGGCGGCCGGACTAGATTACGCCGAAGGGGAGTATATCATCACCATGGACGGGGACTTGCAGAACGACCCCTCTGATATCCCACAAATGCTGGAATTCGCCCTTAGTGGGGAATTCGATGTGGTTACCGGAATCCGTCAGAAGAGAAAGGATTCCCTGGTCAAAAAGATTCCCTCTAAGATCGCCAATTTTCTGGTCCGCAGGGTGACCAAGCTCGATATCAAAGACAATGGCTGTGCCCTGAAAGTATTTACCCGGGACATCGCCAAGGATCTCAATCTCTACGGGGAGATGCACCGCTTTATTACCCTACTGGCATTTCTGGAGGGAGCGCAGATCAAACAAGTACCGGTAAAACACCATGCACGCCATGCCGGGGTTTCCAAATACGGCCTGGAACGGGTATTTAAAGTGGTCGCAGATATGATGCTCTTGCTTTTTATCAGAAAGTATTTCCAGCGCCCCATCCATTTGTTTGGGATTCTGGGGGTATTACTTATCTTATTGGGGATAATGATCAATTTTTACCTGCTTATTGTAAAACTGGGACTGGGGGAAGATATCGGGAACAGGCCCTTGCTAATTTTCGGGATGATGTTTATCCTCGGAGGCATTCAACTTTTCACCATCGGTATCGTTATGGAACTGCTTATTCGCACCTATTACGAATCTCAGAGTAAACGACCCTATCGCATTAAAAACATTACTATAGGTGGCAAAGCTGCGTAA
- a CDS encoding MATE family efflux transporter — MFKRYTREFRYNITLSVPVILGMLGHTFVAFADNIMVGQLGTAELAAVSLGNSFVFIAMSLGIGFSTAITPLVAEADGAGLKDDGKRALKHGLVLCTFLGISLFGLILLMKPLMYLMDQPAEVVILAIPYLDLVAFSLVPLIMFQAFKQFSEGLSQTKYPMYATILANVINIVLNYLLIFGSFGFPKMGIVGAAVGTLISRFVMLAFLWILLNKKKKFQFYVTGFNFRALEKKVMRKIINLGFPSALQMFFEVGIFTAAIWLSGVLGKNPQAANQIALNLSSMTFMFGMGLGVAAMIRVGNQKGLKDWAELRRIAQSIFFLTLLLEIGFAILFLLCRFWFPTIYLDVDDISNQADNMEVIALAAQLLLVAAFFQISDGLQVVILGALRGLQDVKIPTGITFIAYWLIAFPISYYLGLHTELGSTGIWIGLLAGLTASAIMLYLRFNYLTRKLALDVAPGSN, encoded by the coding sequence TTGTTCAAAAGATACACCAGGGAATTCAGATACAATATTACCCTTTCCGTCCCGGTTATCCTGGGGATGCTGGGGCACACCTTTGTGGCCTTTGCAGACAACATCATGGTGGGCCAGTTGGGGACGGCCGAATTAGCCGCGGTTTCTCTTGGGAACAGTTTTGTTTTTATCGCCATGTCTCTCGGAATTGGTTTCTCTACGGCCATAACTCCTCTCGTGGCTGAAGCCGATGGAGCCGGTTTAAAAGACGACGGAAAACGCGCTCTAAAGCACGGCTTGGTGCTGTGTACCTTTCTCGGAATATCTCTATTTGGGCTTATCCTCCTGATGAAACCGCTGATGTACCTGATGGATCAGCCTGCAGAGGTTGTAATCCTGGCTATTCCTTATCTCGACCTGGTGGCTTTTTCCCTGGTGCCCCTGATCATGTTCCAGGCGTTTAAGCAGTTTTCGGAAGGACTTTCACAGACAAAATATCCCATGTATGCTACCATCCTGGCCAACGTGATCAACATCGTCCTGAACTATCTACTGATTTTTGGTTCTTTTGGCTTTCCAAAAATGGGTATAGTGGGGGCAGCTGTAGGCACTCTGATTTCACGTTTTGTAATGCTGGCATTCCTCTGGATCCTGCTGAACAAAAAGAAAAAATTCCAGTTTTATGTCACCGGTTTTAATTTTCGAGCTCTGGAAAAAAAAGTGATGCGCAAGATCATCAATCTAGGTTTTCCTTCTGCCCTTCAAATGTTCTTTGAAGTAGGCATCTTTACAGCAGCCATCTGGCTCAGCGGGGTGCTGGGAAAGAATCCTCAGGCTGCCAACCAGATTGCCTTAAATCTCAGCAGTATGACCTTTATGTTTGGGATGGGATTGGGAGTAGCAGCTATGATCAGAGTGGGAAATCAAAAAGGGCTAAAGGACTGGGCAGAACTCAGGCGCATCGCCCAATCGATCTTTTTTCTCACCCTTCTGCTTGAGATAGGCTTTGCCATTCTCTTTTTGCTCTGCAGATTCTGGTTCCCGACCATCTATCTTGACGTGGATGACATCAGCAACCAGGCAGACAATATGGAAGTAATTGCCCTGGCCGCCCAACTGCTGCTCGTTGCTGCTTTCTTTCAGATCTCAGACGGTTTGCAAGTAGTGATACTAGGGGCATTACGGGGTCTACAGGACGTTAAGATCCCAACGGGAATCACTTTTATTGCCTATTGGCTTATCGCCTTTCCCATAAGTTATTATCTCGGCTTGCACACTGAACTTGGCAGCACGGGAATTTGGATTGGACTCTTAGCCGGCTTAACGGCTTCGGCGATTATGTTGTATCTTCGATTCAATTATTTAACCCGAAAATTAGCTCTGGATGTTGCGCCAGGCAGCAACTGA
- the mazG gene encoding nucleoside triphosphate pyrophosphohydrolase, translating to MNSRKDQLQALDRLLTIMDELRAKCPWDKKQTMQSLRHLTIEETYELGDAILDGDAEEVKKELGDLLLHIVFYAKIGSETGDFDIADVCHSISEKLIHRHPHIYGDIEVTDEEEVKKNWENIKLSEGKKSVLEGVPASLPALVKANRIQDKVAGVGFDWEEPRQVFEKLQEELGELQEEIEKGEEERIEAEFGDVLFSMVNYARFLNVNPENALERTNKKFIKRFSYLEAKAKEAGKSLKEMTLAEMDVHWNNAKGL from the coding sequence ATGAATTCGCGTAAAGACCAGTTGCAAGCCCTGGACCGTTTACTTACCATAATGGATGAATTACGGGCAAAATGTCCCTGGGACAAAAAGCAAACCATGCAAAGCCTCCGGCACCTCACAATTGAAGAAACTTATGAGTTGGGTGACGCCATTCTTGACGGGGATGCAGAAGAGGTCAAAAAGGAGTTGGGAGATCTGCTACTCCATATTGTCTTTTATGCAAAGATCGGCTCAGAAACCGGGGATTTTGATATAGCCGATGTCTGCCATTCCATCAGTGAGAAACTCATTCACCGCCATCCCCATATCTACGGAGATATTGAAGTTACCGACGAAGAGGAAGTGAAAAAGAATTGGGAAAACATAAAGCTTTCAGAAGGCAAAAAAAGTGTCCTGGAAGGGGTTCCCGCGAGCTTGCCAGCTTTGGTGAAGGCTAATAGGATACAGGATAAGGTAGCAGGGGTAGGTTTCGATTGGGAAGAACCCAGACAGGTCTTTGAAAAACTCCAGGAAGAACTGGGCGAATTGCAGGAGGAAATAGAAAAAGGTGAAGAAGAACGCATTGAAGCAGAGTTCGGGGATGTCCTTTTTTCCATGGTCAATTACGCACGCTTCCTAAATGTGAACCCTGAGAATGCGCTGGAGCGGACGAACAAAAAGTTTATCAAACGATTTTCATATTTGGAAGCCAAAGCTAAAGAAGCGGGGAAATCGCTTAAAGAAATGACCCTCGCCGAAATGGATGTTCATTGGAACAACGCAAAAGGCCTATAA
- a CDS encoding ArnT family glycosyltransferase gives MISTARYWSLLILILLVYVAGLFVTLFENDSAQFAVMAMRMVQENDFLSLLKGPEEYLDKPHMHYWLAAFAYKIFGIHDWAYRIPALLATLLGAYSTRGLGTLLYNKQVGKVAGLIFLTAQTIVLSNIDVRTDAVLTGFTIFAIWQLARYIENAGLPSLLLGAFGAGIAFSTKGQIALLVIGIPVLFHLAYTGKWKLLFHWKVLLALVVFTLTISPMLYAYYHQFDLHPEKVIRGKANRSGILFIFWEQSFERLSGEGVGKNSSDYFFFFHTFLWVFLPWTLIGIIAYYDQLKKLIKTHFRRNPKFELLTVGGIGLTFIIISFAQFKLPHYLNILIPLFSVLSAAYLFALKRKQNTRVLNIVLGLQYFVLSLVFIATALICFYVFEWESWLSYIPLFTAYAVVAYFIVKKEAPYLRIITISILASVLLNGVLNLHFYPQLLEYQGGSAMAEIVEQQGIPVHQIHKISEKHSWALDFYNQYPLTISTIEEINNLEDIWIYATEEEAAQLARQGITWDTEYEVDQFRITRLQGKFLNPDTRSNILNKMYLLHKP, from the coding sequence ATGATTTCAACTGCCCGATACTGGAGTTTATTGATCCTGATCCTACTGGTCTACGTGGCAGGACTATTTGTTACGCTTTTTGAGAACGATTCTGCACAATTTGCAGTCATGGCTATGCGTATGGTGCAGGAAAATGATTTCCTAAGCCTGTTAAAGGGCCCGGAGGAATATCTTGATAAACCCCATATGCATTATTGGCTGGCTGCCTTTGCCTATAAAATTTTCGGGATCCACGACTGGGCCTACCGAATTCCAGCTTTACTGGCCACCTTGCTGGGCGCGTACAGTACCCGTGGTTTAGGGACACTTTTGTACAATAAGCAGGTTGGAAAAGTAGCCGGCCTCATCTTTCTTACTGCTCAGACCATTGTGTTGTCTAATATCGATGTACGTACTGATGCCGTTCTCACGGGCTTTACCATTTTTGCTATCTGGCAATTGGCAAGGTATATCGAAAATGCAGGTTTACCCTCCCTTCTTCTGGGTGCCTTTGGTGCAGGAATAGCATTTTCCACCAAGGGCCAGATCGCCCTGCTTGTTATTGGAATACCTGTCTTGTTTCATTTGGCATATACGGGCAAATGGAAATTACTTTTCCATTGGAAGGTTCTTCTCGCCCTGGTAGTTTTTACCCTTACCATTAGTCCGATGCTTTATGCCTACTATCATCAATTTGATCTGCACCCGGAGAAAGTGATCCGAGGGAAGGCCAACCGCAGTGGAATTCTATTTATCTTCTGGGAACAGAGCTTTGAACGCCTGAGCGGGGAAGGAGTAGGCAAAAACAGCAGTGACTATTTTTTCTTTTTCCACACCTTTCTCTGGGTCTTTTTGCCGTGGACGTTAATTGGAATTATTGCCTATTATGATCAACTTAAGAAATTGATCAAAACACATTTCAGGCGAAATCCGAAATTTGAACTATTGACCGTAGGAGGGATTGGCCTTACATTTATCATCATCAGTTTTGCACAGTTTAAACTTCCTCATTATCTAAATATTCTGATTCCATTGTTCTCTGTCCTGTCAGCCGCGTATTTGTTTGCTCTGAAGAGGAAGCAAAATACACGCGTCTTAAACATTGTACTGGGCCTGCAGTATTTTGTTTTGAGCCTGGTTTTTATAGCTACCGCTCTTATCTGTTTCTATGTATTCGAATGGGAGAGCTGGCTATCATATATTCCTTTGTTTACCGCTTACGCGGTTGTCGCTTACTTTATTGTGAAGAAAGAAGCGCCATATCTCAGGATCATCACCATTTCCATACTTGCCTCTGTCCTGCTCAACGGGGTGTTAAACCTTCATTTTTACCCTCAGTTATTGGAGTATCAGGGCGGATCGGCCATGGCTGAGATCGTAGAGCAGCAAGGCATCCCTGTTCACCAAATTCACAAAATTTCCGAAAAGCACAGTTGGGCCCTCGATTTTTACAACCAATACCCGCTTACTATTTCAACTATTGAGGAGATCAACAACCTGGAGGATATCTGGATCTATGCCACCGAAGAGGAGGCCGCCCAATTGGCGAGGCAGGGAATAACATGGGATACGGAATACGAAGTGGACCAATTCAGGATTACGCGGCTACAGGGAAAATTCCTTAATCCCGATACACGTTCCAACATCCTCAACAAAATGTACCTGCTGCATAAACCATGA
- a CDS encoding phosphatase PAP2 family protein: MWEELLHIDKEVFIFLNNLGSPAWDDFWMIMTNKWSSIPLYLLLLFFSARTLGWKKTLLLLVSIALLITVCDQLANFFKLGVGRLRPCHDPELDSLFRLVKSSCGGKYGYFSAHAANSFALAVFFTHFFRSTYPLLSRVLILWAVVVSYSRIYIGVHFPLDVLSGAFVGLLMGWLFFRLYIFALDRTRL, translated from the coding sequence ATGTGGGAAGAGCTGCTGCATATTGATAAGGAAGTCTTTATTTTTCTCAACAATCTGGGATCGCCTGCCTGGGACGATTTCTGGATGATCATGACCAATAAATGGAGCTCCATTCCGCTTTATTTACTCCTTCTTTTTTTCTCTGCACGCACCTTAGGTTGGAAAAAGACCCTTCTTCTTTTAGTGTCCATAGCCCTTTTGATCACCGTTTGTGATCAATTGGCGAATTTTTTTAAATTAGGGGTGGGTCGACTAAGACCTTGTCACGATCCTGAACTGGACAGCTTGTTTCGCCTCGTTAAATCGTCCTGTGGAGGCAAATACGGCTATTTTTCGGCCCATGCCGCAAATTCCTTTGCCCTGGCTGTTTTCTTTACCCACTTTTTCAGATCCACTTATCCTTTGCTTAGCCGGGTACTGATTCTATGGGCCGTAGTGGTTTCATACAGCCGTATTTATATCGGTGTTCACTTCCCGCTCGACGTCCTTAGCGGAGCATTTGTAGGCCTGCTGATGGGATGGCTTTTCTTCCGCTTGTATATCTTTGCTTTAGACAGGACACGATTATGA
- a CDS encoding DUF2911 domain-containing protein: protein MKILKWIIGILVVLALLFYFVAMPFLRTQTKKNSPETTAVYQEDGYDILVNYSSPFKKGRVIFGELVPYDKVWRTGANEPTRFETKTDLMIKGKPLPAGSYSLWTIPGESKWQIIFNSEIPDWGATLSSMGQDATRNPETDVLQVDANVIDMSAIQESFTITFESDYGLFLTLVWDKTKVQVPIFRKT, encoded by the coding sequence ATGAAAATTTTAAAATGGATTATCGGAATTTTAGTGGTGTTGGCCTTGCTATTCTACTTTGTGGCCATGCCCTTTCTAAGGACACAAACCAAAAAGAACAGTCCCGAAACTACGGCAGTCTATCAGGAAGATGGATATGATATTCTGGTCAATTACAGTAGTCCGTTTAAAAAAGGACGTGTCATTTTCGGGGAACTGGTGCCTTATGACAAAGTATGGAGAACAGGAGCCAACGAACCCACCCGATTTGAAACAAAAACCGATCTTATGATCAAGGGTAAACCCCTGCCGGCCGGATCCTATTCCCTCTGGACTATCCCCGGGGAGAGCAAATGGCAGATCATTTTTAACAGTGAGATCCCGGACTGGGGGGCAACGTTGAGCAGTATGGGACAGGATGCTACCCGGAATCCTGAAACCGATGTGTTGCAGGTTGATGCTAACGTCATCGATATGTCTGCCATTCAGGAGAGCTTTACCATCACTTTTGAGTCGGATTATGGACTATTCCTCACTCTTGTCTGGGACAAGACAAAAGTACAAGTGCCCATTTTCAGAAAGACTTGA
- a CDS encoding alpha/beta hydrolase — translation MKLNSILLLFLLLVSGIRAQEIVELQHQKPVDLNWEGNEKAYYSNIWNNEVVTNVSTPTMEVFRPDPSIANGTSVVVAPGGGLYALSIESEGNMVARWLNEKGITAFILKYRLVPTGEDGVKDLNETSSNNLEEFKRLIGAVMPLSVADGLTAVKYVRDHAEELGVRNDRIGFMGFSAGGAVTMGVAYNATDQTRPDFLVPVYAWTDAMPVQEVAEGVPPMLVICASDDPLGLATGSVALYESWYKSGNKVALHMYSKGGHGFGMKKQGLPSDSWIERFYDWAMAEELVSNSN, via the coding sequence ATGAAACTAAATAGTATTTTATTACTTTTTCTTCTGCTTGTCAGCGGAATACGAGCTCAGGAGATCGTAGAATTACAACATCAAAAACCAGTAGATCTCAACTGGGAAGGCAATGAAAAGGCCTATTATTCAAATATCTGGAACAACGAAGTAGTGACCAATGTTTCCACTCCAACTATGGAAGTATTCAGGCCCGATCCTTCAATTGCCAATGGCACTTCTGTGGTAGTCGCCCCCGGTGGGGGACTATACGCCCTCAGTATTGAAAGTGAAGGGAATATGGTAGCCAGGTGGCTGAATGAAAAAGGGATCACGGCCTTTATCCTCAAATACAGGCTGGTACCCACGGGAGAAGATGGCGTTAAAGACCTCAATGAAACCAGCAGCAATAATCTGGAAGAATTTAAAAGACTCATCGGAGCTGTGATGCCACTTTCTGTGGCGGATGGACTTACCGCGGTAAAATATGTACGTGATCATGCTGAGGAGCTGGGAGTAAGGAATGACCGCATCGGGTTTATGGGATTTTCTGCCGGCGGTGCCGTGACAATGGGAGTTGCTTATAATGCAACTGACCAAACCCGGCCCGACTTTCTGGTACCTGTATACGCCTGGACAGACGCCATGCCTGTACAAGAAGTAGCGGAGGGTGTCCCGCCAATGCTGGTCATCTGTGCCTCAGACGATCCTCTTGGTCTGGCAACTGGGAGCGTTGCCCTCTACGAATCCTGGTACAAGTCGGGCAACAAGGTAGCGCTGCATATGTATTCTAAGGGCGGACACGGCTTTGGAATGAAAAAGCAAGGCTTGCCTTCGGATAGCTGGATAGAACGATTTTACGACTGGGCTATGGCCGAAGAGCTCGTATCCAATTCCAACTAA
- the meaB gene encoding methylmalonyl Co-A mutase-associated GTPase MeaB — translation MSKNRNIGKKSASKLKSRRKNIPSTEQLMEGILKGDQSMLARAITLVESTNPEHQEKAYDIIEQCLSHKNDTLRIGITGVPGVGKSTFIESFGSMLTDMGKKVAVLAVDPTSTLSKGSILGDKTRMPHLVNDPQAFIRPSPSGESLGGVARKTRESIILCEAAGYDVILVETVGVGQSETAVHSMVDFFLLLKLSGAGDELQGIKRGIMEMADAIVINKAEGKNIKQAERARSEFERALHLYPPKESKWSPKVVCCSSLNGSGIPEIWKMVNAYAIQSKASGFFKNNRQNQNTYWFYQTVESLLQRQFYNEPSVKKAMLPLQKDVEELRISPFRAAEQLLAAYSKGLK, via the coding sequence TTGAGCAAAAACAGAAACATAGGAAAAAAGAGTGCTTCTAAATTAAAGTCGAGGAGAAAAAACATTCCTTCGACAGAGCAATTAATGGAGGGAATTCTAAAGGGAGATCAGTCCATGCTGGCCAGGGCCATCACATTGGTAGAAAGCACAAATCCTGAGCATCAGGAAAAGGCATATGACATTATTGAACAATGCCTTTCGCATAAAAATGATACGCTTAGAATTGGAATTACGGGGGTTCCCGGAGTAGGTAAGAGTACCTTCATTGAGAGTTTTGGCAGCATGCTCACTGATATGGGTAAAAAAGTGGCTGTTCTGGCCGTTGATCCCACAAGCACCCTAAGTAAAGGAAGTATCCTGGGCGACAAGACCCGAATGCCTCATCTGGTGAATGATCCACAAGCCTTTATTCGTCCTTCCCCTTCAGGGGAGTCACTGGGAGGGGTAGCCCGAAAAACGAGGGAGAGTATTATCCTTTGTGAAGCTGCAGGCTACGATGTGATCCTGGTGGAAACAGTGGGCGTAGGACAGAGTGAAACCGCAGTTCACAGCATGGTCGATTTTTTTCTATTGCTGAAACTCAGCGGAGCCGGGGATGAACTACAAGGCATAAAAAGGGGCATCATGGAAATGGCCGATGCCATTGTCATCAATAAAGCAGAAGGAAAGAATATTAAACAGGCTGAACGCGCCAGAAGTGAATTTGAGCGGGCCTTGCATTTATATCCTCCCAAGGAGAGTAAATGGAGCCCGAAAGTAGTGTGTTGCTCCTCCCTGAATGGCAGCGGTATCCCTGAGATATGGAAGATGGTCAACGCCTATGCCATACAGAGTAAAGCCTCAGGTTTTTTCAAAAACAACCGCCAAAATCAAAATACATATTGGTTTTATCAAACCGTGGAATCTCTGCTGCAACGACAGTTTTACAATGAGCCGTCTGTGAAAAAGGCGATGCTGCCTCTGCAGAAAGACGTGGAGGAACTCCGCATTTCCCCCTTCCGCGCGGCCGAGCAATTGCTCGCAGCCTATTCAAAAGGTCTTAAATAA
- a CDS encoding N-acyl-D-amino-acid deacylase family protein — MKTYYRLIAFSLLAVIFGCKEPQSFDILIKNGYVLDGSGEKGFTGDVGINADTIAAMGKLDNAIGTTEIDASGLTVAPGFINMLSWANVSLIEDGRSQSDIRQGVTLEVLGEGRSMGPLNEKMAANMAEGQQSITYDVSWRTLGEYMNFMENKGVSTNIASFVGNGTVREYVMDYENRIPTEEELAVMEGLVQQAMEEGAVGLSTSLIYVPSGHAQTAEITALAKVASKYNGMYISHIRDEESNLLQAVGELITIAEEAQLPAEIYHFKASGTANWHLLDSAIQMVDKARAKGLQVTTDMYMYNASSTGLNVLLPGWAKEGGHNSTIALMKQAPMRKKMIEEIDFHVPPENILLVGFRNPEMRNLIGKTLAEVAKERDKPAAETVVDLIFEDDSRIQVVYFSMSEENIKKKLALPYMAICSDAGSYTNEGVFLEQSTHPRAYGSFARLLGHFVREEKIITLEEAIRRLTLLPATNLKLQNRGALKEGYYADVVLFDANTITDNATFKEPHQYATGMVHVLVNGVPVLKDGEHTGAFPGRFVKGPGFVKPTETQ, encoded by the coding sequence ATGAAGACCTATTACAGATTAATCGCATTCTCCCTGCTCGCCGTCATATTTGGCTGTAAAGAGCCTCAATCTTTTGATATCCTGATAAAAAATGGATACGTTCTCGACGGGTCAGGTGAAAAAGGCTTTACGGGGGATGTGGGGATCAATGCCGATACCATCGCTGCCATGGGAAAGCTCGATAATGCTATTGGAACCACAGAAATAGATGCAAGCGGTCTTACCGTCGCACCCGGATTTATTAATATGCTAAGTTGGGCCAACGTATCCCTGATCGAGGATGGACGGTCTCAGAGCGATATCCGGCAGGGAGTAACACTGGAAGTCCTGGGAGAAGGTCGTTCCATGGGCCCATTAAACGAAAAAATGGCGGCCAATATGGCCGAGGGACAGCAAAGTATTACCTACGATGTGAGTTGGCGAACTTTGGGGGAATACATGAATTTTATGGAAAATAAAGGGGTCTCCACCAACATCGCCTCTTTTGTTGGTAACGGCACAGTGAGGGAATATGTCATGGACTACGAGAACAGGATTCCAACCGAGGAAGAACTTGCCGTGATGGAGGGGCTTGTACAACAGGCTATGGAAGAAGGAGCAGTTGGACTGTCCACCTCTTTGATCTACGTTCCCAGTGGTCATGCCCAAACCGCAGAAATTACTGCCCTGGCTAAGGTGGCATCCAAATATAATGGAATGTATATCTCACATATTCGGGATGAGGAAAGCAACTTACTCCAGGCGGTTGGGGAATTGATCACTATTGCCGAAGAAGCGCAACTCCCGGCCGAGATCTACCACTTTAAGGCATCTGGGACAGCTAACTGGCATCTGCTCGATAGTGCTATCCAGATGGTGGATAAGGCAAGGGCAAAAGGCTTGCAGGTCACAACAGACATGTATATGTACAATGCCAGTTCAACCGGACTTAATGTTTTGCTCCCGGGATGGGCCAAAGAGGGCGGTCACAACAGCACTATTGCCTTAATGAAACAAGCCCCAATGAGAAAAAAAATGATCGAGGAGATCGATTTTCACGTGCCCCCTGAAAATATCCTTCTCGTTGGTTTCAGAAATCCTGAAATGAGGAATCTTATCGGTAAAACCCTGGCCGAAGTAGCCAAGGAAAGAGACAAGCCGGCGGCGGAGACTGTGGTGGATCTGATCTTTGAAGACGACAGCAGGATCCAGGTGGTCTACTTTTCCATGTCTGAAGAAAACATAAAGAAAAAGCTGGCACTACCCTATATGGCTATCTGTTCCGATGCGGGCTCCTATACCAATGAAGGAGTCTTTCTGGAACAAAGTACACACCCCAGGGCCTATGGTTCGTTCGCCCGATTACTAGGCCATTTTGTAAGGGAGGAAAAGATCATTACCCTGGAAGAGGCCATACGCAGGCTTACGCTACTGCCTGCCACTAATTTAAAACTCCAAAATCGGGGGGCTTTAAAAGAAGGATATTATGCAGACGTGGTCCTTTTTGATGCAAATACCATTACCGATAATGCGACCTTTAAAGAACCACATCAGTACGCTACAGGGATGGTACATGTATTGGTGAACGGTGTTCCCGTGCTAAAAGATGGAGAACATACTGGGGCATTTCCGGGCAGGTTTGTCAAAGGACCCGGATTTGTGAAGCCAACTGAAACCCAATAA